The Ooceraea biroi isolate clonal line C1 chromosome 3, Obir_v5.4, whole genome shotgun sequence genome contains the following window.
CACTTCAGCATCAGCCTCACCCTCAGCTTCAACTTCAGCCTCAGGCTCACTCTCACTCTCGCCTTCGCCTTCATCCTCATCCTCATCTtcatcctcttcttcctcttctccttcttcctgctcctcttcttcctcttcttcatcattttcattattttcctcATTTTCACTTTCGTTCTCAGATAAATCTACATCGTTCGTTGCAGCTTTCATGGATTCTTCGAGATGCAACGCCTCGAGTTTGTCCACGCTCGCAGACGAGCCGGGAACCGACACGTTATTCATATTGCTCGGTTTAGCTTGCTCTGCAACTGTTGCCATAGCCGTATTGATCCTTTGAGCTTCAGCACTCTTCTCCATCGACGACGTTTCCTGAAGACCTTCATTGCGTATTCTGAATCTATTCAGATTGCTCATTTGCGGCTCAATTTTCTTCGGCATCACGTGTTCAATCACTTTCGCTTCATCTGAATCCGACTCATCCGAATTACACGATATACCGCTTGCTCGGCTGGTGCTCCTCGTATCAAGCCCGGTCTTCGCATCAGAAGATgcgttctcctcttcctcttcctcctcgcctTCTTGTTTCtcctctgcctctgcctctgcctcttcctcttcctcttcctcctcctcttcttcgtcgTCACTCGAACTGCTGTTACTGCCGCTATCTGAATCTTCACTGTTTTGCGAATTGTCATCGCTATTACTGTCTTCGTCGGGTATGTCCCTGCTCCCATCGCCCTCCGACTCGAAATCTGCTTCCTCCGCTTCCCCGATGACCGAGGTCTCGTCCGCGATTAAACTGCCCTTCTCATCGTTGTCATTTTTCGCGTTGTCCTCGTCCGCTACAGCGTGATCCTCCAATTCTGATTTACTGCTGCAGCTCGTCGCGTGCTCGGCAAGCTTCTTCTCGTTCGCGAAACCCTGCTGGCAATTCTTGCATCGGAAGTTGCCGATGTGGATGCTCATATGCAGCAGCAATTTGCTCCGCGCGTTGTGATATCTACCACATGTCTTGCACGTGAAATTATTTCCCTCGGATGACAGGGCAGGGGCGTGCTGGGCTCTCAGGTGATTAGTCAGATCTTGATAGGATTTGCACAGTTTCAGGCACACACCGCACGTGACGGCAGCTTCGGCGCGATGGAAACGAATTAGGTGTTGCCACAGGTGCTTCTTGGCGGGCCATTGCTTGCCGCACACCTCGCAGGTGCACTCGGTGTTGGTCGATTCGTCGTACACCTTGCGCGAGTCCTTCCTCGAGCACTTGCCGTTACCCGTTGGCTTCACCTGCGATAGTGGCATGAGATTCGGCACAGGTTTCTGGCCTGACAACTGCAGATTAATGCCCTCGAATAGATTAAAGTCGGGAATATTCAGGTTGGACTCATTCGGCAACGGCATCGGTTCCTCCCTCGACATCTGATTGTTATTCGTCAAGTGGGACTCTAGAATCGACGTTGGCACGTTGTTCATCATGTCCGACCTGCCGAGAATACCTCGCCGCGTGCATACATTGGTATGATTCCAAAATAGCGCTTTCGTGGAGAATTGCTTCTTGCAATTCTTGCACTCGAAATTATTCCTGTTTCTCATCTTGCGCTTGCCGTCACCGCCATccttccggaactttttgaaCATGCGAACGGGGTCGGTGTTGTGCATATTCTGATAATGTCGCGCGAGCGTGTCCAAGTTGAGGAAGACTTCGGGACACATCTCGCAGTCGTACGTGTCATTCGACGATTGCTTACGTTTACGGGAGTTGTCGTCGTTCGAGCTCTCGTCGCATATCTCCTCGTCGAACTCGAGATCGTCTGGCTCCTCCTTGACGATGATGTCGGGGGTCTCGTAACCCTCGCGCTTCACGCCAACCTCCATCCTGTACTCGAAAGCGGCCAATTGATCCTTCGGTACATTATGCACGTGCTCGTAGTGATCGCGTATGCTGTTCTCATCCGTAAAGACTGCTAGGCACTGCTTGCACGTGAGGAACACCTTCCCATGGCACTTCTTTGTGTGATCAAAGGCTTTCCACTTGGACGCGTATTGCTTGCCGCATACCTGGCAGGTGTTTGCTTTGGAGAGAACGCTGCCATGTTCCGCCTCCACGTGCTTCTTCAAATCTTTGGGATCCTTCATCGGAATCAAACAAACGCCGCAAGATACACCAATCTCGTTCCGATGTAACGACAATACGTGCATCTTCAGTTTCAATTTGTTCTCGACAGTGTCGCCGCAGAAATCGCAGACGTTCGGATTGCTGTGGTACTTGTGATCCTTCCGATGAGCCTCGAGGTCCTCCTTGGTGCGGAAAAGTTTCTTACAGCCAAGGTGATCGCACGTCAGGTCCGGATGATCCATGTGGTTGACACGATTGTGCGTCATGATACCCAACTTGGACGTGATCGTCTCGTTACACAGGTGGCAGGTATACGTGCTGTGATGATTCTCAATGTGCTTCTGCAGACTCGCACGATCTTTGAATATCCTCTCGCACGCCCGGCAGCGAGTCAGCAGCGCACCCGGGTCCTTACGGTAGTTTTGGCAGCCTTTCATGTGACGTCGCAGCAGGTAGCGTTTGTGGAATCCCTTGTTGCACTTTTCACAGTAATGCAAAACGCCGTCCTCCATGGTCAGGGACTTAGAAGCGACGTAATTCTGGTTGTCCTTGCTCACCGCGGGCTCGTACCTGTGGATCTTCGCGATGTGCGCCGCCAGATGATCCCTCGATGCGCTCGTTTTCAAGCAGTACGGACAAGTCACGTCCACGTGACCCTTGTGCACCCTATTCACATGCTTCCACAAGTGCGACGTTCTGCCGTAGCACTTGTTGCACAGATCGCATGGAAATAGCCCGTGCACTATCCGTCGATGATTGCATAAACTGTCCAAGGTGGAGAACCTCAGCTCAGGGCACTGCTCGCAGTTCAGTTCCATCTCCGCCGCGCCGTTGTTGTCGGGCTTGGACGACTCGTTCGTCGTCTCGTTAATGCTGCTATTATCACACGCGGCGTCTATCGCCGCTTCTAAGCCGTGAATCTTCCTGTGTCGGGACATCTTCGACTTATTGGAATACGGTCTACCGCAAATATCACAGCTAAAATCACCATTGGTCAGCGGCCAATGCTTCGTCTTCACGTGCGCGCTTAGTTGCAACACGTCGGAGAATACTTTCAGGCAAACACCGCAGATCAGGGGCACCGTGTCCGAGTGCACCCCCATCACGTGTTTCCAGTAGTCGACGCGGGTAGGCCACAGTTTCCCACACACCTCGCAGGTGTTCGGCGACGAGCCCTGCATCAAATGATGCTGGGCGTGCTCGTTGCGCAACGACTTCGTCGCGAATATCTTCCCGCAGTCCTCCCATTCGCACTGTaaaatcacaaatacaaaCAGAAATGTGaggcaaaaaggaaaaacggaTAGAAACTTTTTTTTCCGTTGCGTATCCTTTCGAAATATTCACCTTAATGGAAGCTTCGTTGCTGTGCATATTGTTGATGTGCAGCCAGCGTTCCCATTTGCTCGAAAAGGAATTGCCGCATACCTCGCAcacgaaaaagaaattatactGCGTCTTATTGCCGTTAACGCTAAGCGCACTTGCACCTCCCGCACCGTCTCCCAATGAAACTATCTGTTCAGACTGCGAGAAACAAACACTCTTTGAGATCTGTCATCGTTTGCCAAATCTGCCAGCAGTTTtatcgtaaataattaataattaatacttaatcGCCAATTATTCACCTTATGAGCGTTTCTCTGATGCCGTATGAGATGATCCTCGTTCGGGAAGGATTTGTAACAAATGTAGCAGTCAACCTTCTCGCCGTCCTCCCCGTCGAAATCTATTATTTGCTCGTTGCCCTCATTACCATTCAAATTCTCATTGTAGTAATTACTATTTAACTGTACAAAATTCGCGGGATCAAACCCGGAATCAATGTTGTGTATCGAGACGTGAGCAATTAGCTTCTTCCTCGAGTCGTGTTGTCTACCACATATCGTACAGCTATACCTGGAAGAGTTACACGCGCCcacattttattatcacaTTTATTGCATCTTGCGTAATACGCACTCACCTTTAATGTACGTCAACTATTTTTATGAGGCTATTTTTACGACGATGATatacgatataaaaaaaagaatataaaaactgTATAAATTGCGTTAATATATAGACAAAATAGGAAATACAAAAGCAGTCGTACCTTCTTTGCTCCGAAATTAGAAGCTTCGATCCTCCGTGATACATGTTGACGTGATTCTGAAGCTGCTCGTTATCGGAACAGATCTTTAAGCAGACCCCACAGGCGAATGCGGCCAGCTCCTTATGCGTCGCTCGTATGTGTAACCACAACGACGCTCGGTCACTAAAGTCTCTCGTGCAAATTTCGCATACAAATACTGTTTCGATTTCTATCATATTATCGTGGTTGTTTTTGGAGTCTTTCTCATCAATTTCCAGGGTCGCCTGTTTAATGAATATGCCTCTCAATAAATGTCCTTTTAGTGGaatgcgaaaaataaaatacaaagtacCCATACTCACTTCAGGTGACGATGAGAACTCTGGTGGTTCTTTCATTTCGCTTTGCTCGTAAACGCTTACGTCCATCCGATCGTTCCAATTCTGCGACAACACGGTCGCCTTTAGACACTTGTCGCTGTCGATAATGGGGGTGGGATCGACGCCATGTAACGTTATGATGTGCCTGCTCAACGAGGACTTCAAAACGAAATCCTTCTTACAGAGTATGCAAATAAATGGCTTCTCCGCGTCATGCTTGATCTCGTGCTCCTTCAGACTATCCACCGATGTGAAACTCTGCGGGCAGGTCTCGCAATACCATCTCTTCTGAGAACTCGTGTCTCCACTTTCTACAAACAAACAATTCGAAGCCAGATTATAATGCTGCTGAAACTTGTGTTCGTTCACTCGGAGTGTAATTTGACGTAAGCAAATCTTACCGGTCTTTATAATCTTCCTCGATTTGCCGTACAACGAACCATCGTCGTCGTAATTCCGCTTTAAGCCGTCTCCCTTGGTCAGTGCTTGCTTTAATATCGTCAACTGCGGATTTTTCGCCAATTTAGCCTCGGCGTTTTTGAAGTCTCTGTTCTCGTCGTCCGAGTCTATACTCGAAATGTCGGATGTATCATCCAAACCCTTATTGTTCTGCGCCTCGGCTTGCGCCAATAAATCAGTACGCTGCTCTTCGAAGCATAGCTGACGGTGTGCATTGAACTCCGCCAGATCTGTATACACCATCGGACACGTCTGACACTGATAGCGAGTCTCCGCACGGGAAAAGGAAACCGGTAACTCCGGAGGCGGTGGTAGACCAGCGTGTCGTGATTTTATATGCTCATTGAGATTGTATCGCGTCGAGTATATTCGCGAACAATACGCGCACGTTACCGCAGGATGTCCCCTAAAGTA
Protein-coding sequences here:
- the LOC105276959 gene encoding zinc finger protein hangover isoform X4; the protein is MATISTITVTTVTTTTTTETSATTVQETNAASSSLPSTATTMESKERYDELCRLCASYNAIRMNIFGQEGKNRQLVDKIQILLPFKILEDDCLPKVLCYRCMFNLENFYDFRTACVHAAAWLKRNSPREGADDDGANDSAHCKDMHLKGKENMPVLIPEAPVVNPNAALGTPPRLNFDGEADPEIEEIVDTSEVADDAEDRRSEYEYYMDTIPSDFLEQTPMVTEETEECGANNTVAAQDTSVIYPHTSQQHELYVCSRCNKAFSSKGHLSLHARIHAGEGDVIGERVITDDHTSYQRPYQCDLCHKSYSTAKHRWGHVSSAHKGHPAVTCAYCSRIYSTRYNLNEHIKSRHAGLPPPPELPVSFSRAETRYQCQTCPMVYTDLAEFNAHRQLCFEEQRTDLLAQAEAQNNKGLDDTSDISSIDSDDENRDFKNAEAKLAKNPQLTILKQALTKGDGLKRNYDDDGSLYGKSRKIIKTESGDTSSQKRWYCETCPQSFTSVDSLKEHEIKHDAEKPFICILCKKDFVLKSSLSRHIITLHGVDPTPIIDSDKCLKATVLSQNWNDRMDVSVYEQSEMKEPPEFSSSPEATLEIDEKDSKNNHDNMIEIETVFVCEICTRDFSDRASLWLHIRATHKELAAFACGVCLKICSDNEQLQNHVNMYHGGSKLLISEQRRYSCTICGRQHDSRKKLIAHVSIHNIDSGFDPANFVQLNSNYYNENLNGNEGNEQIIDFDGEDGEKVDCYICYKSFPNEDHLIRHQRNAHKSEQIVSLGDGAGGASALSVNGNKTQYNFFFVCEVCGNSFSSKWERWLHINNMHSNEASIKCEWEDCGKIFATKSLRNEHAQHHLMQGSSPNTCEVCGKLWPTRVDYWKHVMGVHSDTVPLICGVCLKVFSDVLQLSAHVKTKHWPLTNGDFSCDICGRPYSNKSKMSRHRKIHGLEAAIDAACDNSSINETTNESSKPDNNGAAEMELNCEQCPELRFSTLDSLCNHRRIVHGLFPCDLCNKCYGRTSHLWKHVNRVHKGHVDVTCPYCLKTSASRDHLAAHIAKIHRYEPAVSKDNQNYVASKSLTMEDGVLHYCEKCNKGFHKRYLLRRHMKGCQNYRKDPGALLTRCRACERIFKDRASLQKHIENHHSTYTCHLCNETITSKLGIMTHNRVNHMDHPDLTCDHLGCKKLFRTKEDLEAHRKDHKYHSNPNVCDFCGDTVENKLKLKMHVLSLHRNEIGVSCGVCLIPMKDPKDLKKHVEAEHGSVLSKANTCQVCGKQYASKWKAFDHTKKCHGKVFLTCKQCLAVFTDENSIRDHYEHVHNVPKDQLAAFEYRMEVGVKREGYETPDIIVKEEPDDLEFDEEICDESSNDDNSRKRKQSSNDTYDCEMCPEVFLNLDTLARHYQNMHNTDPVRMFKKFRKDGGDGKRKMRNRNNFECKNCKKQFSTKALFWNHTNVCTRRGILGRSDMMNNVPTSILESHLTNNNQMSREEPMPLPNESNLNIPDFNLFEGINLQLSGQKPVPNLMPLSQVKPTGNGKCSRKDSRKVYDESTNTECTCEVCGKQWPAKKHLWQHLIRFHRAEAAVTCGVCLKLCKSYQDLTNHLRAQHAPALSSEGNNFTCKTCGRYHNARSKLLLHMSIHIGNFRCKNCQQGFANEKKLAEHATSCSSKSELEDHAVADEDNAKNDNDEKGSLIADETSVIGEAEEADFESEGDGSRDIPDEDSNSDDNSQNSEDSDSGSNSSSSDDEEEEEEEEEEEAEAEAEEKQEGEEEEEEENASSDAKTGLDTRSTSRASGISCNSDESDSDEAKVIEHVMPKKIEPQMSNLNRFRIRNEGLQETSSMEKSAEAQRINTAMATVAEQAKPSNMNNVSVPGSSASVDKLEALHLEESMKAATNDVDLSENESENEENNENDEEEEEEEQEEGEEEEEDEDEDEDEGEGESESEPEAEVEAEGEADAEVEAAAESAAEDEDEEENENENESEDENEEESEAEAEEDEEEEKEDVENDEEEQQDDDDDDDDGPPVLSPIMPLLPENESEEHSNTADRTRHKLSPMVLLSVVKEECDITEIQNDGASSHAASFFAANNNDLPVTWDEELNDNGEHCDSDDDREKNEEYGKEYEKVDVNEGEDFEENSADESGRDVGDNQVHEIHNLDGTVLMVANDAEGNQILIEQNVLDIDNDDSNAEGTQYIYPETAYEIEEDYAARNETDAIQTDEIQGISYVQDTSENEDSMEEKYSIEENSSDVQK
- the LOC105276959 gene encoding zinc finger protein hangover isoform X3 codes for the protein MATISTITVTTVTTTTTTETSATTVQETNAASSSLPSTATTMESKERYDELCRLCASYNAIRMNIFGQEGKNRQLVDKIQILLPFKILEDDCLPKVLCYRCMFNLENFYDFRTACVHAAAWLKRNSPREGADDDGANDSAHCKDMHLKGKENMPVLIPEAPVVNPNAALGTPPRLNFDGEADPEIEEIVDTSEATVADDAEDRRSEYEYYMDTIPSDFLEQTPMVTEETEECGANNTVAAQDTSVIYPHTSQQHELYVCSRCNKAFSSKGHLSLHARIHAGEGDVIGERVITDDHTSYQRPYQCDLCHKSYSTAKHRWGHVSSAHKGHPAVTCAYCSRIYSTRYNLNEHIKSRHAGLPPPPELPVSFSRAETRYQCQTCPMVYTDLAEFNAHRQLCFEEQRTDLLAQAEAQNNKGLDDTSDISSIDSDDENRDFKNAEAKLAKNPQLTILKQALTKGDGLKRNYDDDGSLYGKSRKIIKTESGDTSSQKRWYCETCPQSFTSVDSLKEHEIKHDAEKPFICILCKKDFVLKSSLSRHIITLHGVDPTPIIDSDKCLKATVLSQNWNDRMDVSVYEQSEMKEPPEFSSSPEATLEIDEKDSKNNHDNMIEIETVFVCEICTRDFSDRASLWLHIRATHKELAAFACGVCLKICSDNEQLQNHVNMYHGGSKLLISEQRRYSCTICGRQHDSRKKLIAHVSIHNIDSGFDPANFVQLNSNYYNENLNGNEGNEQIIDFDGEDGEKVDCYICYKSFPNEDHLIRHQRNAHKSEQIVSLGDGAGGASALSVNGNKTQYNFFFVCEVCGNSFSSKWERWLHINNMHSNEASIKCEWEDCGKIFATKSLRNEHAQHHLMQGSSPNTCEVCGKLWPTRVDYWKHVMGVHSDTVPLICGVCLKVFSDVLQLSAHVKTKHWPLTNGDFSCDICGRPYSNKSKMSRHRKIHGLEAAIDAACDNSSINETTNESSKPDNNGAAEMELNCEQCPELRFSTLDSLCNHRRIVHGLFPCDLCNKCYGRTSHLWKHVNRVHKGHVDVTCPYCLKTSASRDHLAAHIAKIHRYEPAVSKDNQNYVASKSLTMEDGVLHYCEKCNKGFHKRYLLRRHMKGCQNYRKDPGALLTRCRACERIFKDRASLQKHIENHHSTYTCHLCNETITSKLGIMTHNRVNHMDHPDLTCDHLGCKKLFRTKEDLEAHRKDHKYHSNPNVCDFCGDTVENKLKLKMHVLSLHRNEIGVSCGVCLIPMKDPKDLKKHVEAEHGSVLSKANTCQVCGKQYASKWKAFDHTKKCHGKVFLTCKQCLAVFTDENSIRDHYEHVHNVPKDQLAAFEYRMEVGVKREGYETPDIIVKEEPDDLEFDEEICDESSNDDNSRKRKQSSNDTYDCEMCPEVFLNLDTLARHYQNMHNTDPVRMFKKFRKDGGDGKRKMRNRNNFECKNCKKQFSTKALFWNHTNVCTRRGILGRSDMMNNVPTSILESHLTNNNQMSREEPMPLPNESNLNIPDFNLFEGINLQLSGQKPVPNLMPLSQVKPTGNGKCSRKDSRKVYDESTNTECTCEVCGKQWPAKKHLWQHLIRFHRAEAAVTCGVCLKLCKSYQDLTNHLRAQHAPALSSEGNNFTCKTCGRYHNARSKLLLHMSIHIGNFRCKNCQQGFANEKKLAEHATSCSSKSELEDHAVADEDNAKNDNDEKGSLIADETSVIGEAEEADFESEGDGSRDIPDEDSNSDDNSQNSEDSDSGSNSSSSDDEEEEEEEEEEEAEAEAEEKQEGEEEEEEENASSDAKTGLDTRSTSRASGISCNSDESDSDEAKVIEHVMPKKIEPQMSNLNRFRIRNEGLQETSSMEKSAEAQRINTAMATVAEQAKPSNMNNVSVPGSSASVDKLEALHLEESMKAATNDVDLSENESENEENNENDEEEEEEEQEEGEEEEEDEDEDEDEGEGESESEPEAEVEAEGEADAEVEAAAESAAEDEDEEENENENESEDENEEESEAEAEEDEEEEKEDVENDEEEQQDDDDDDDDGPPVLSPIMPLLPENESEEHSNTADRTRHKLSPMVLLSVVKEECDITEIQNDGASSHAASFFAANNNDLPVTWDEELNDNGEHCDSDDDREKNEEYGKEYEKVDVNEGEDFEENSADESGRDVGDNQVHEIHNLDGTVLMVANDAEGNQILIEQNVLDIDNDDSNAEGTQYIYPETAYEIEEDYAARNETDAIQTDEIQGISYVQDTSENEDSMEEKYSIEENSSDVQK
- the LOC105276959 gene encoding zinc finger protein hangover isoform X2, yielding MATISTITVTTVTTTTTTETSATTVQETNAASSSLPSTATTMESKERYDELCRLCASYNAIRMNIFGQEGKNRQLVDKIQILLPFKILEDDCLPKVLCYRCMFNLENFYDFRTACVHAAAWLKRNSPREGADDDGANDSAHCKDMHLKGKENMPVLIPEAPVVNPNAALGTPPRLNFDGEADPEIEEIVDTSEGTDEVADDAEDRRSEYEYYMDTIPSDFLEQTPMVTEETEECGANNTVAAQDTSVIYPHTSQQHELYVCSRCNKAFSSKGHLSLHARIHAGEGDVIGERVITDDHTSYQRPYQCDLCHKSYSTAKHRWGHVSSAHKGHPAVTCAYCSRIYSTRYNLNEHIKSRHAGLPPPPELPVSFSRAETRYQCQTCPMVYTDLAEFNAHRQLCFEEQRTDLLAQAEAQNNKGLDDTSDISSIDSDDENRDFKNAEAKLAKNPQLTILKQALTKGDGLKRNYDDDGSLYGKSRKIIKTESGDTSSQKRWYCETCPQSFTSVDSLKEHEIKHDAEKPFICILCKKDFVLKSSLSRHIITLHGVDPTPIIDSDKCLKATVLSQNWNDRMDVSVYEQSEMKEPPEFSSSPEATLEIDEKDSKNNHDNMIEIETVFVCEICTRDFSDRASLWLHIRATHKELAAFACGVCLKICSDNEQLQNHVNMYHGGSKLLISEQRRYSCTICGRQHDSRKKLIAHVSIHNIDSGFDPANFVQLNSNYYNENLNGNEGNEQIIDFDGEDGEKVDCYICYKSFPNEDHLIRHQRNAHKSEQIVSLGDGAGGASALSVNGNKTQYNFFFVCEVCGNSFSSKWERWLHINNMHSNEASIKCEWEDCGKIFATKSLRNEHAQHHLMQGSSPNTCEVCGKLWPTRVDYWKHVMGVHSDTVPLICGVCLKVFSDVLQLSAHVKTKHWPLTNGDFSCDICGRPYSNKSKMSRHRKIHGLEAAIDAACDNSSINETTNESSKPDNNGAAEMELNCEQCPELRFSTLDSLCNHRRIVHGLFPCDLCNKCYGRTSHLWKHVNRVHKGHVDVTCPYCLKTSASRDHLAAHIAKIHRYEPAVSKDNQNYVASKSLTMEDGVLHYCEKCNKGFHKRYLLRRHMKGCQNYRKDPGALLTRCRACERIFKDRASLQKHIENHHSTYTCHLCNETITSKLGIMTHNRVNHMDHPDLTCDHLGCKKLFRTKEDLEAHRKDHKYHSNPNVCDFCGDTVENKLKLKMHVLSLHRNEIGVSCGVCLIPMKDPKDLKKHVEAEHGSVLSKANTCQVCGKQYASKWKAFDHTKKCHGKVFLTCKQCLAVFTDENSIRDHYEHVHNVPKDQLAAFEYRMEVGVKREGYETPDIIVKEEPDDLEFDEEICDESSNDDNSRKRKQSSNDTYDCEMCPEVFLNLDTLARHYQNMHNTDPVRMFKKFRKDGGDGKRKMRNRNNFECKNCKKQFSTKALFWNHTNVCTRRGILGRSDMMNNVPTSILESHLTNNNQMSREEPMPLPNESNLNIPDFNLFEGINLQLSGQKPVPNLMPLSQVKPTGNGKCSRKDSRKVYDESTNTECTCEVCGKQWPAKKHLWQHLIRFHRAEAAVTCGVCLKLCKSYQDLTNHLRAQHAPALSSEGNNFTCKTCGRYHNARSKLLLHMSIHIGNFRCKNCQQGFANEKKLAEHATSCSSKSELEDHAVADEDNAKNDNDEKGSLIADETSVIGEAEEADFESEGDGSRDIPDEDSNSDDNSQNSEDSDSGSNSSSSDDEEEEEEEEEEEAEAEAEEKQEGEEEEEEENASSDAKTGLDTRSTSRASGISCNSDESDSDEAKVIEHVMPKKIEPQMSNLNRFRIRNEGLQETSSMEKSAEAQRINTAMATVAEQAKPSNMNNVSVPGSSASVDKLEALHLEESMKAATNDVDLSENESENEENNENDEEEEEEEQEEGEEEEEDEDEDEDEGEGESESEPEAEVEAEGEADAEVEAAAESAAEDEDEEENENENESEDENEEESEAEAEEDEEEEKEDVENDEEEQQDDDDDDDDGPPVLSPIMPLLPENESEEHSNTADRTRHKLSPMVLLSVVKEECDITEIQNDGASSHAASFFAANNNDLPVTWDEELNDNGEHCDSDDDREKNEEYGKEYEKVDVNEGEDFEENSADESGRDVGDNQVHEIHNLDGTVLMVANDAEGNQILIEQNVLDIDNDDSNAEGTQYIYPETAYEIEEDYAARNETDAIQTDEIQGISYVQDTSENEDSMEEKYSIEENSSDVQK
- the LOC105276959 gene encoding zinc finger protein hangover isoform X1, with amino-acid sequence MATISTITVTTVTTTTTTETSATTVQETNAASSSLPSTATTMESKERYDELCRLCASYNAIRMNIFGQEGKNRQLVDKIQILLPFKILEDDCLPKVLCYRCMFNLENFYDFRTACVHAAAWLKRNSPREGADDDGANDSAHCKDMHLKGKENMPVLIPEAPVVNPNAALGTPPRLNFDGEADPEIEEIVDTSEGTDEATVADDAEDRRSEYEYYMDTIPSDFLEQTPMVTEETEECGANNTVAAQDTSVIYPHTSQQHELYVCSRCNKAFSSKGHLSLHARIHAGEGDVIGERVITDDHTSYQRPYQCDLCHKSYSTAKHRWGHVSSAHKGHPAVTCAYCSRIYSTRYNLNEHIKSRHAGLPPPPELPVSFSRAETRYQCQTCPMVYTDLAEFNAHRQLCFEEQRTDLLAQAEAQNNKGLDDTSDISSIDSDDENRDFKNAEAKLAKNPQLTILKQALTKGDGLKRNYDDDGSLYGKSRKIIKTESGDTSSQKRWYCETCPQSFTSVDSLKEHEIKHDAEKPFICILCKKDFVLKSSLSRHIITLHGVDPTPIIDSDKCLKATVLSQNWNDRMDVSVYEQSEMKEPPEFSSSPEATLEIDEKDSKNNHDNMIEIETVFVCEICTRDFSDRASLWLHIRATHKELAAFACGVCLKICSDNEQLQNHVNMYHGGSKLLISEQRRYSCTICGRQHDSRKKLIAHVSIHNIDSGFDPANFVQLNSNYYNENLNGNEGNEQIIDFDGEDGEKVDCYICYKSFPNEDHLIRHQRNAHKSEQIVSLGDGAGGASALSVNGNKTQYNFFFVCEVCGNSFSSKWERWLHINNMHSNEASIKCEWEDCGKIFATKSLRNEHAQHHLMQGSSPNTCEVCGKLWPTRVDYWKHVMGVHSDTVPLICGVCLKVFSDVLQLSAHVKTKHWPLTNGDFSCDICGRPYSNKSKMSRHRKIHGLEAAIDAACDNSSINETTNESSKPDNNGAAEMELNCEQCPELRFSTLDSLCNHRRIVHGLFPCDLCNKCYGRTSHLWKHVNRVHKGHVDVTCPYCLKTSASRDHLAAHIAKIHRYEPAVSKDNQNYVASKSLTMEDGVLHYCEKCNKGFHKRYLLRRHMKGCQNYRKDPGALLTRCRACERIFKDRASLQKHIENHHSTYTCHLCNETITSKLGIMTHNRVNHMDHPDLTCDHLGCKKLFRTKEDLEAHRKDHKYHSNPNVCDFCGDTVENKLKLKMHVLSLHRNEIGVSCGVCLIPMKDPKDLKKHVEAEHGSVLSKANTCQVCGKQYASKWKAFDHTKKCHGKVFLTCKQCLAVFTDENSIRDHYEHVHNVPKDQLAAFEYRMEVGVKREGYETPDIIVKEEPDDLEFDEEICDESSNDDNSRKRKQSSNDTYDCEMCPEVFLNLDTLARHYQNMHNTDPVRMFKKFRKDGGDGKRKMRNRNNFECKNCKKQFSTKALFWNHTNVCTRRGILGRSDMMNNVPTSILESHLTNNNQMSREEPMPLPNESNLNIPDFNLFEGINLQLSGQKPVPNLMPLSQVKPTGNGKCSRKDSRKVYDESTNTECTCEVCGKQWPAKKHLWQHLIRFHRAEAAVTCGVCLKLCKSYQDLTNHLRAQHAPALSSEGNNFTCKTCGRYHNARSKLLLHMSIHIGNFRCKNCQQGFANEKKLAEHATSCSSKSELEDHAVADEDNAKNDNDEKGSLIADETSVIGEAEEADFESEGDGSRDIPDEDSNSDDNSQNSEDSDSGSNSSSSDDEEEEEEEEEEEAEAEAEEKQEGEEEEEEENASSDAKTGLDTRSTSRASGISCNSDESDSDEAKVIEHVMPKKIEPQMSNLNRFRIRNEGLQETSSMEKSAEAQRINTAMATVAEQAKPSNMNNVSVPGSSASVDKLEALHLEESMKAATNDVDLSENESENEENNENDEEEEEEEQEEGEEEEEDEDEDEDEGEGESESEPEAEVEAEGEADAEVEAAAESAAEDEDEEENENENESEDENEEESEAEAEEDEEEEKEDVENDEEEQQDDDDDDDDGPPVLSPIMPLLPENESEEHSNTADRTRHKLSPMVLLSVVKEECDITEIQNDGASSHAASFFAANNNDLPVTWDEELNDNGEHCDSDDDREKNEEYGKEYEKVDVNEGEDFEENSADESGRDVGDNQVHEIHNLDGTVLMVANDAEGNQILIEQNVLDIDNDDSNAEGTQYIYPETAYEIEEDYAARNETDAIQTDEIQGISYVQDTSENEDSMEEKYSIEENSSDVQK